A part of Mycolicibacterium sp. TUM20985 genomic DNA contains:
- a CDS encoding SDR family oxidoreductase encodes MGSLDGRNALVTGGTAGIGLASARALAEAGAHVFLTGRNQSTIDAAVASIGPSATGIRSDVSDVTQLDAIVDAVTAHGGGLDVVFTNAGGGEFATLEDVTVEHFLDTFNRNVAGTLFTVQKVLPLLNSGASIILSGSTSASRGIPAFGVYAASKAAVRSFGRTWAAELAGRGIRVNTLVPGPVETPGLVGLAPSGGEKELLESLTADVTLGRIGQPEEIGAAVVFLASPASSFMTGSEMFVDGGEVQT; translated from the coding sequence CTCGTCACCGGCGGCACGGCGGGTATCGGGCTCGCTTCGGCACGCGCCCTCGCCGAGGCGGGTGCACACGTGTTCCTCACCGGTCGCAACCAGTCGACCATCGACGCGGCAGTCGCGTCGATCGGGCCGTCGGCGACCGGAATCCGCAGCGACGTGAGCGACGTGACGCAGCTCGACGCCATCGTCGACGCAGTGACCGCACACGGTGGCGGTCTGGACGTCGTGTTCACCAACGCCGGTGGCGGTGAGTTCGCCACGCTGGAGGACGTGACGGTCGAGCACTTCCTCGACACCTTCAACCGCAACGTCGCAGGGACGCTCTTCACCGTGCAGAAGGTACTGCCGCTGCTCAACTCCGGCGCCTCGATCATCCTGTCGGGATCGACGTCCGCGTCCAGGGGGATCCCCGCGTTCGGCGTATACGCCGCCTCCAAGGCTGCCGTCCGCTCGTTCGGCCGGACGTGGGCCGCGGAACTGGCGGGCCGGGGTATCCGGGTGAACACCCTGGTGCCGGGTCCGGTGGAGACCCCCGGCCTCGTCGGCCTGGCTCCCAGCGGCGGGGAGAAGGAACTGTTGGAGAGCCTGACCGCCGACGTGACACTGGGTCGCATCGGGCAGCCGGAGGAGATCGGCGCCGCCGTGGTCTTCCTCGCGTCGCCGGCGAGCAGCTTCATGACGGGAAGCGAAATGTTCGTCGATGGCGGCGAAGTCCAGACCTGA
- a CDS encoding MarR family winged helix-turn-helix transcriptional regulator, whose protein sequence is MSVWLTPSQGRTWLHYMRVYHRLEFEMNRQLQAECGLSLADYTVLNALSGAPGRRLRLSQLATLIGWERSRLSHHLRRMAARGLVDRVQSDTDGRATDAWLTEAGITTLETAAPKHVAWVRTLFFSDLDDEQVEELGDLLGGVYQTILREGTLPTPE, encoded by the coding sequence ATGAGCGTGTGGTTGACACCGTCGCAGGGGCGGACCTGGCTTCACTACATGCGGGTGTATCACCGGTTGGAGTTCGAGATGAACCGGCAGCTCCAGGCCGAGTGCGGGCTGTCGCTGGCCGACTACACGGTCCTGAATGCCCTATCCGGGGCGCCGGGGCGGCGATTGCGGCTCTCGCAGCTCGCCACCCTCATCGGCTGGGAGCGCAGTCGGTTGTCCCACCACCTCCGGCGCATGGCCGCGCGAGGTCTCGTCGACCGGGTTCAGTCAGACACCGACGGCAGGGCCACCGATGCGTGGCTGACCGAGGCGGGGATCACGACTCTCGAGACCGCGGCGCCCAAGCACGTGGCGTGGGTACGCACGTTGTTCTTCTCCGACCTCGATGACGAGCAGGTCGAAGAACTGGGCGACCTGTTGGGTGGGGTCTACCAGACCATTCTGCGCGAGGGCACGCTGCCGACGCCGGAGTGA
- a CDS encoding SGNH/GDSL hydrolase family protein, which translates to MKRYVALGSSMAAGPGIRPKATNAPFGAGRSAANYPHLVAERLSYHLVDVTFSGATTANVLSERQRGAPPQIDALDGSESLVTVTIGGNDAGYVPMLFAAGLPRWTRSLPVIGGVVGGRLDPSARDRALVAVGQSLKDVGRAVRERAPHALVLFVDYLTLLPPAGTPAPPLTGLDAALGRRIADTLERLTGEAAAETGCEWIRAAQASRDHHAWSDDPWTTRVGLPMPGRVVPLHPNAAGMRAVADLITSRPT; encoded by the coding sequence GTGAAGCGCTACGTCGCGCTGGGTTCGTCGATGGCGGCGGGGCCCGGGATCAGGCCGAAGGCCACGAATGCACCCTTCGGCGCTGGCCGCTCGGCCGCCAACTATCCCCACCTCGTCGCCGAACGCCTCTCCTACCACCTCGTCGACGTCACGTTCTCCGGCGCCACCACGGCGAACGTGCTGTCCGAACGGCAGCGCGGGGCGCCGCCGCAGATCGACGCGCTCGACGGCTCGGAGAGCCTGGTCACGGTGACCATCGGCGGTAATGACGCCGGCTACGTTCCGATGCTCTTCGCGGCGGGTCTGCCGCGGTGGACGCGATCGCTGCCCGTCATCGGTGGCGTGGTGGGTGGGCGACTCGACCCGAGCGCCCGGGACCGTGCCCTGGTCGCGGTCGGGCAGTCTCTCAAGGATGTGGGCAGGGCAGTTCGGGAGCGGGCCCCGCACGCGTTGGTGTTGTTCGTCGACTACCTGACGCTGCTGCCGCCCGCGGGAACGCCGGCCCCGCCGTTGACCGGTCTCGACGCCGCCCTCGGCCGCCGCATCGCCGACACGCTCGAACGACTCACGGGCGAAGCGGCCGCGGAGACGGGGTGCGAGTGGATCCGGGCCGCCCAGGCCAGCCGGGACCATCATGCGTGGTCCGACGATCCCTGGACGACCCGCGTCGGACTACCAATGCCGGGCCGGGTGGTGCCGTTGCATCCCAACGCGGCGGGCATGCGGGCGGTGGCCGATCTGATCACCAGCCGGCCGACCTGA
- the thiG gene encoding thiazole synthase (functions in thiamine (vitamin B1) biosynthesis; in Bacillus subtilis this enzyme catalyzes the formation of thiazole from dehydroxyglycine and 1-deoxy-D-xylulose-5-phosphate and ThiS-thiocarboxylate), whose translation MDSKLTIAGRSFGSRLILGTGGAANLAVLEEALVASGTELTTVAMRRVDADGGTGVLDLLNRLGITPLPNTAGCRGAAEAVLTAQLAREALKTDWVKLEVIADERTLLPDGVELVTAAEQLVDDGFIVMAYTNDDPVLARRLEDIGCAAVMPLGSPIGTGLGIANPHNIEMIVERAGVPVVLDAGIGTASDAAQAMELGCDAVLLATAVTRAADPAMMAAAMAAAVTAGRLARQAGRIPKRFWAQASSPAR comes from the coding sequence ATGGATTCCAAGTTGACCATCGCGGGCCGCAGTTTCGGGTCGCGGCTGATCCTCGGCACCGGCGGCGCGGCCAACCTCGCGGTGCTCGAGGAGGCGCTCGTCGCGTCGGGCACCGAGTTGACCACCGTCGCGATGCGCCGGGTCGACGCGGACGGCGGCACCGGCGTACTGGATCTGCTGAACCGGCTCGGCATCACGCCGCTGCCGAACACGGCGGGGTGCCGCGGGGCGGCTGAGGCGGTGCTGACCGCGCAACTGGCCCGCGAGGCGCTGAAGACCGACTGGGTCAAGCTCGAGGTCATCGCCGACGAGCGCACGCTACTGCCCGACGGCGTCGAATTGGTCACGGCGGCCGAGCAATTGGTCGATGACGGGTTCATCGTGATGGCCTACACGAACGACGATCCGGTGCTGGCGCGACGACTGGAGGACATCGGGTGCGCCGCGGTGATGCCGCTGGGCTCGCCGATCGGCACCGGGCTGGGCATCGCCAATCCGCACAACATCGAGATGATCGTCGAGCGGGCCGGCGTGCCCGTGGTCCTGGACGCAGGCATCGGCACCGCGTCCGACGCGGCGCAGGCGATGGAGCTCGGGTGTGACGCCGTGCTGCTGGCGACCGCCGTCACCAGGGCCGCCGACCCGGCGATGATGGCAGCCGCGATGGCGGCGGCGGTCACCGCGGGCAGGCTGGCGCGCCAGGCGGGCCGGATCCCGAAGCGGTTCTGGGCACAGGCCTCCAGCCCGGCCCGGTGA
- the thiS gene encoding sulfur carrier protein ThiS, translated as MKVVVNDESMELDEPTTVADLLSRLGVPDKGIAVAVDWAVIPRSEWHVALTDGAKVQVVTAVQGG; from the coding sequence GTGAAGGTCGTGGTGAACGACGAATCCATGGAGCTCGACGAGCCGACCACCGTCGCGGACCTCCTGAGCCGACTTGGCGTGCCCGACAAGGGCATCGCCGTGGCGGTGGACTGGGCGGTGATCCCGCGCTCCGAGTGGCACGTGGCGCTCACCGATGGAGCGAAGGTACAGGTCGTGACGGCGGTGCAGGGTGGCTGA
- the thiO gene encoding glycine oxidase ThiO, which yields MGTHRTGPELAVIGGGVIGLSVARRAALDGRSVRVHRTEAHGASWVAGGMLAPHSEAWPGEEQLLRIGLASLEMWRTDFLDGLPSNVVTARESLVVAVDRADAADLATTGEWLAAQGHPVTMTRAARDVEPLLAQGIRHGFVAETELAVDNRAVLEALTAHCDELGVSWAPPVQSLEETRDAEAVVIANGIGAPALWPGLPIRPVKGEVLRLRWRRGCMPLPQRVIRARVHGRQVYLVPRADGVVVGATQYEHGHDTAPAVAGVRELLDDACEVMPALGEYELAECAAGLRPMTPDNLPLVGRLDDRTLVAAGHGRSGFLLAPWTAATIAAELKVGVPA from the coding sequence TTGGGGACGCATCGGACGGGGCCAGAGCTCGCAGTCATCGGCGGCGGCGTCATAGGGCTGTCGGTGGCCCGTCGGGCCGCGCTCGACGGGCGGTCAGTGCGCGTTCACCGTACCGAGGCACATGGCGCGTCCTGGGTGGCCGGCGGCATGCTCGCGCCCCACAGCGAGGCCTGGCCCGGTGAGGAGCAGTTGCTTCGGATCGGGTTGGCGTCACTCGAGATGTGGCGCACCGACTTCCTCGACGGGCTGCCGTCGAACGTCGTCACCGCCAGGGAGTCGCTGGTGGTCGCGGTGGATCGAGCCGACGCGGCAGACCTGGCCACCACCGGTGAATGGCTTGCCGCCCAAGGGCACCCGGTCACCATGACCAGGGCGGCGCGCGACGTGGAGCCCCTCCTGGCTCAGGGCATCCGGCATGGATTCGTCGCCGAAACCGAGCTGGCCGTCGACAACCGGGCCGTGCTCGAGGCGCTGACGGCGCATTGCGATGAACTCGGGGTGTCGTGGGCGCCGCCGGTGCAGTCGTTGGAGGAGACCCGCGACGCCGAGGCGGTCGTGATCGCCAACGGTATCGGCGCCCCCGCGCTGTGGCCCGGGCTGCCGATCCGTCCCGTCAAGGGTGAGGTACTGCGGCTGCGCTGGCGACGGGGCTGTATGCCGTTGCCGCAGAGGGTAATCCGAGCCAGAGTGCATGGTCGCCAGGTCTACCTGGTGCCCCGCGCCGACGGTGTGGTTGTCGGCGCGACGCAGTACGAGCACGGGCACGACACCGCGCCCGCCGTCGCGGGTGTCCGCGAACTGCTCGACGACGCATGCGAGGTCATGCCCGCGCTCGGTGAGTACGAGCTCGCAGAATGCGCGGCGGGCCTGCGACCGATGACCCCCGACAACCTGCCGCTGGTCGGCCGGCTCGACGACCGCACGCTGGTGGCAGCGGGTCACGGCAGATCGGGTTTCCTGTTGGCGCCGTGGACCGCGGCCACGATCGCGGCCGAGTTGAAGGTGGGGGTGCCCGCGTGA
- the thiE gene encoding thiamine phosphate synthase yields the protein MRETLPPPQRLATARLYLCTDARRERGDLAEFADAALAGGVDVIQLRDKGSAGEKQFGPLEARGELAALDVLADAAHRHGALFAVNDRADIARAAGADVLHLGQDDLPLAVARAVIGDGPLIGRSTHDLDQVRNAAGEDADYFCVGPCWPTPTKPGRTAPGLDLVRAAAELETDKPWFAIGGIDADRLSEVLDAGARRIVVVRAITAADDPAAAARALRAAVTARD from the coding sequence GTGCGTGAAACCCTGCCGCCACCCCAGCGCCTCGCGACCGCCCGGCTCTACCTGTGCACCGACGCCCGGCGCGAACGCGGCGACCTGGCCGAGTTCGCCGATGCGGCGCTGGCCGGTGGAGTCGACGTCATTCAGCTCCGCGACAAGGGGTCCGCCGGCGAGAAGCAGTTCGGTCCGTTGGAGGCTCGCGGCGAGCTCGCCGCACTCGACGTGCTGGCCGACGCAGCGCACAGGCACGGCGCCCTCTTCGCCGTCAACGACCGTGCCGACATCGCCAGGGCCGCCGGTGCGGACGTCCTCCACCTCGGCCAGGACGACCTGCCGCTGGCGGTGGCCCGCGCCGTCATCGGGGACGGCCCGCTGATCGGGCGCTCTACCCACGACCTCGACCAGGTGCGCAACGCCGCCGGTGAGGACGCCGACTACTTTTGCGTCGGGCCCTGCTGGCCCACCCCGACCAAGCCGGGCCGGACGGCGCCGGGACTCGACCTCGTCCGCGCCGCGGCGGAGCTGGAGACCGACAAGCCATGGTTCGCGATCGGTGGCATCGACGCCGATCGACTGTCCGAAGTGCTCGACGCGGGGGCGCGACGGATCGTGGTGGTGCGGGCGATCACCGCGGCCGACGACCCCGCCGCGGCCGCCCGCGCGTTGAGGGCGGCGGTCACGGCTCGCGATTGA
- a CDS encoding NUDIX hydrolase: MRGDGDGWVLSEDGVPFWGRHGAAGLLLRAPSPGGGATVLLQHRAPWSHQGGTWSLPGGARDSHETVEQAAIREAHEEAGLTSDQLVVRTTVITATVVGAKGSYWSYTTVIADAAEPLRTVPNRESSELRWVAEDDVLDLPLHPGFAASWELLRTTSATLPLEVNREP, from the coding sequence GTGCGTGGCGACGGTGACGGCTGGGTCTTGTCGGAGGACGGCGTGCCCTTCTGGGGTCGCCACGGTGCAGCGGGTCTGCTGTTGCGCGCCCCGAGCCCCGGCGGAGGCGCCACGGTCTTGCTGCAGCACCGCGCGCCGTGGAGTCATCAGGGCGGGACCTGGAGCCTGCCCGGGGGTGCTCGCGACAGCCACGAGACCGTCGAGCAGGCGGCCATCCGCGAAGCGCACGAGGAGGCCGGCCTCACCTCCGACCAGCTGGTGGTTCGCACGACGGTGATCACCGCGACGGTCGTGGGAGCCAAGGGTTCCTACTGGAGCTACACGACGGTGATCGCCGACGCGGCGGAGCCGTTGCGGACGGTGCCCAACCGCGAGAGCTCCGAACTGCGCTGGGTGGCCGAGGACGACGTGCTCGACCTTCCCCTGCACCCAGGCTTCGCCGCGAGCTGGGAGCTGCTGCGCACCACCTCGGCCACGTTGCCGCTCGAGGTCAATCGCGAGCCGTGA